In Escherichia ruysiae, a genomic segment contains:
- the ptsP gene encoding phosphoenolpyruvate--protein phosphotransferase, which translates to MLTIQFLCPLPNGLHARPAWELKEQCSQWQSEIAFINHRQNAKADAKSSLALIGTGTLFNDSCSLNISGSDEEQARRVLEEYIQVRFIDSDSIQPTQAELTAHPLPRSLSRLNPDLLYGNVLASGVGVGTLTLLQSDSLDSYRAIPASVQDTTRLEHSLATLAEQLNQQLRERDGESKTILSAHLSLIQDEEFAGNIRRLMAEQHQGLGAAIISNMEQVCDKLSASASDYLRERVSDIRDISEQLLHITWPELKPRNNLLLEKSTILVAEDLTPSQFLSLDLKNLAGMILEKTGRTSHTLILARASAIPVLSGLPLDAIARYAGQPAVLDAQCGVLAINPDDAVSGYYQVAQTLADKRQKQQAQAAAQLAYSRDNKRIDIAANIGTALEAPGAFANGAEGVGLFRTEMLYMDRDSAPDEQEQFEAYQQVLLAAGDKPIIFRTMDIGGDKSIPYLNIPQEENPFLGYRAVRIYPEFAGLFRTQLRAILRAASYGNAQLMIPMVHSLDQILWVKSEIQKAILELKRDGLRHAETITLGIMVEVPSVCYIIDHFCDEVDFFSIGSNDMIQYLYAVDRNNPRVSPLYNPITPSFLRMLQQIVTTAHQRGKWVGICGELGGESRYLPLLLGLGLDELSMSSPRIPAVKSQLRQLDSEACRELARQACECRSAQEIEALLTAFTPEEDVRPLLALENIFVDQAFSNKEQAIQFLCGNLGVNGRTEHPFELEEDVWQREEIVTTGVGFGVAIPHTKSQWIRHSSISIARLVKPVDWQSEMGEVELVIMLTLGASEGMNHVKVFSQLARKLVNKNFRQSLFAAQDAQSILTLLETELTF; encoded by the coding sequence ATGTTAACGATTCAATTTCTCTGTCCTTTGCCTAACGGTCTTCATGCCCGTCCGGCGTGGGAACTTAAAGAACAGTGTAGTCAGTGGCAAAGCGAAATCGCTTTTATCAACCATCGCCAGAACGCCAAGGCCGATGCCAAAAGTTCACTGGCGCTGATTGGCACCGGCACTTTATTTAATGACAGTTGCAGCCTGAACATTAGCGGTAGCGATGAAGAACAGGCACGGCGCGTACTGGAAGAGTACATCCAGGTGCGCTTTATCGACAGCGACAGCATCCAACCGACACAAGCAGAACTGACGGCGCATCCGCTGCCACGTTCATTAAGTCGCCTTAACCCTGATTTGCTGTACGGTAACGTGCTGGCGAGCGGCGTCGGTGTTGGTACGTTAACGTTGTTGCAGAGCGACAGCCTCGACAGTTATCGGGCGATCCCTGCCAGTGTGCAAGACACCACCCGGCTGGAACACAGCCTGGCAACGCTTGCCGAACAACTGAACCAGCAGCTGCGCGAGCGTGACGGCGAAAGTAAAACCATTCTTAGCGCCCATTTGTCGCTGATTCAGGATGAGGAGTTTGCGGGGAATATCCGTCGTCTGATGGCAGAACAACATCAGGGACTGGGGGCGGCAATCATCAGCAATATGGAGCAGGTTTGCGACAAACTTTCTGCCTCTGCCAGCGATTATCTGCGCGAGCGAGTTAGTGATATTCGTGATATCAGCGAACAGTTGCTGCATATCACCTGGCCGGAACTGAAGCCGCGCAATAATCTGCTGCTTGAAAAATCGACCATTCTGGTCGCCGAAGATTTAACTCCAAGCCAGTTTTTGAGTCTCGATTTAAAAAATCTCGCAGGCATGATTCTGGAGAAAACCGGGCGCACATCGCATACCCTGATTCTGGCGCGAGCTTCGGCGATCCCGGTACTGAGCGGCTTGCCGCTGGATGCGATAGCCCGTTATGCCGGGCAACCGGCGGTGCTTGACGCCCAGTGTGGCGTGCTGGCGATTAATCCTGATGACGCGGTGAGCGGTTATTACCAGGTTGCTCAGACGCTGGCGGACAAACGCCAAAAACAACAGGCGCAGGCCGCCGCGCAGCTGGCCTATTCCCGTGATAACAAGCGAATTGATATCGCCGCGAATATTGGCACCGCTCTGGAAGCCCCTGGTGCGTTTGCCAATGGCGCGGAAGGCGTCGGGCTGTTCCGCACCGAAATGCTGTATATGGATCGCGATAGCGCGCCGGACGAGCAGGAACAGTTTGAAGCCTACCAGCAGGTGTTACTGGCGGCGGGCGACAAGCCAATTATTTTCCGCACGATGGACATCGGCGGCGATAAAAGCATTCCTTATCTGAATATTCCCCAGGAAGAGAACCCGTTCCTCGGCTATCGCGCGGTACGTATTTACCCGGAATTTGCTGGCCTGTTCCGTACCCAGCTACGGGCCATTTTGCGTGCTGCCAGTTACGGTAACGCTCAGTTGATGATTCCGATGGTTCACAGCCTCGATCAGATCTTATGGGTGAAGAGCGAGATCCAGAAAGCGATCCTTGAGCTTAAGCGCGACGGCCTGCGTCATGCAGAGACGATTACGCTTGGGATCATGGTGGAAGTGCCATCGGTTTGCTACATCATCGACCACTTCTGCGATGAGGTCGATTTCTTTAGTATCGGCTCGAACGATATGATCCAGTATCTGTATGCGGTCGATCGTAATAACCCGCGCGTATCGCCGCTGTATAACCCGATTACGCCATCTTTCCTGCGCATGTTGCAGCAGATAGTTACCACTGCGCATCAGCGGGGAAAATGGGTCGGCATTTGCGGTGAGCTGGGTGGTGAAAGCCGTTATCTGCCGCTACTGCTTGGGCTGGGCCTGGATGAGCTAAGTATGAGTAGCCCGCGCATTCCGGCGGTGAAAAGCCAGCTTCGTCAACTGGATAGCGAGGCGTGTCGGGAACTGGCACGTCAGGCTTGCGAGTGCCGCAGTGCGCAGGAAATTGAAGCGTTACTCACCGCCTTTACGCCGGAAGAAGACGTTCGCCCATTGCTGGCGCTGGAGAATATCTTTGTTGATCAGGCTTTTAGTAATAAAGAGCAGGCGATTCAGTTTCTGTGCGGCAACCTTGGCGTCAACGGGCGCACTGAGCATCCGTTCGAGCTGGAAGAAGATGTCTGGCAGCGGGAAGAGATTGTGACTACTGGCGTTGGTTTTGGCGTGGCGATCCCGCACACTAAATCTCAGTGGATCCGCCATTCCAGTATCAGCATTGCCCGGCTGGTGAAACCGGTTGACTGGCAGTCAGAAATGGGCGAAGTCGAGCTGGTGATCATGCTGACGCTGGGCGCTAGCGAAGGGATGAACCATGTGAAGGTCTTCTCGCAGCTGGCGCGCAAACTGGTGAATAAAAACTTCCGCCAGTCACTGTTCGCCGCGCAAGACGCACAAAGCATCCTGACGCTGCTGGAAACGGAATTAACCTTCTGA
- the ypdA gene encoding two-component system sensor histidine kinase YpdA, which produces MHEIFNMLLAVFDRAALMLICLFFLIRIRLFRELLHKSAHSPKELLAVTAIFSLFALFSTWSGVPVEGSLVNVRIIAVMSGGILFGPWVGIITGVIAGIHRYLIDIGGVTAIPCFITSILAGCISGWINLKIPKAQRWRVGILGGMLCETLTMILVIVWAPTTELGIDIVSKIGIPMILGSVCIGFIVLLVQSVEGEKEASAARQAKLALDIANKTLPLFRHVNSESLRKVCEIIRDDIHADAVAITNTDHVLAYVGVGEHNYQNGDDFISPTTRQAMNYGKIIIKNNDEAHRTPEIHSMLVIPLWEKGVVTGTLKIYYCHAHQITSSLQEMAVGLSQIISTQLEVSRAEQLREMANKAELRALQSKINPHFLFNALNAISSSIRLNPDTARQLIFNLSRYLRYNIELKDDEQIDIKKELYQIKDYIAIEQARFGDKLTVIYDIDEEVNCCIPSLLIQPLVENAIVHGIQPCKGKGVVTISVAECGNRVRIAVRDTGHGIDPKVIERVEANEMPGNKIGLLNVHHRVKLLYGEGLHIRRLEPGTEIAFYIPNQRTPVASQATLLL; this is translated from the coding sequence GTGCACGAAATATTCAACATGCTGCTGGCGGTCTTCGATCGGGCAGCGTTAATGCTTATCTGCCTGTTCTTCCTTATTCGTATCCGCCTGTTTCGCGAGTTGTTGCACAAGTCGGCGCACTCACCGAAAGAGCTGCTCGCAGTTACCGCCATTTTCTCGCTGTTCGCCCTGTTCAGCACCTGGTCCGGCGTGCCGGTGGAAGGCTCACTGGTTAACGTGCGTATTATTGCGGTGATGTCAGGCGGGATTTTATTTGGTCCGTGGGTGGGGATCATTACCGGCGTGATAGCCGGGATTCACCGCTATCTTATTGATATCGGCGGCGTGACGGCGATCCCCTGCTTTATCACCAGTATTCTGGCGGGATGTATATCGGGCTGGATCAACCTAAAAATCCCCAAAGCGCAGCGTTGGCGTGTCGGTATTCTCGGCGGTATGTTGTGTGAAACGTTGACCATGATTCTGGTGATTGTCTGGGCGCCGACCACCGAACTGGGGATCGATATCGTCTCTAAAATCGGTATCCCGATGATCCTTGGCAGCGTCTGTATCGGCTTTATTGTGCTGCTGGTGCAAAGCGTTGAGGGCGAAAAGGAGGCCAGCGCCGCGCGGCAGGCCAAGCTGGCGCTGGATATCGCCAACAAAACGCTGCCGCTGTTTCGCCATGTCAATAGCGAATCATTACGTAAAGTCTGCGAAATTATCCGCGATGATATTCACGCCGATGCGGTAGCAATCACCAATACCGATCATGTGCTGGCGTATGTTGGCGTGGGTGAACATAATTATCAGAATGGTGATGACTTTATTAGCCCGACAACCCGCCAGGCGATGAATTACGGAAAAATCATCATTAAAAACAATGATGAAGCCCATCGCACACCAGAGATTCATTCCATGCTGGTGATCCCATTGTGGGAGAAAGGCGTTGTGACCGGTACGCTCAAAATTTACTACTGCCACGCGCACCAGATTACATCGTCATTACAGGAGATGGCGGTCGGGCTGTCGCAAATTATCTCCACACAACTGGAGGTTTCTCGCGCCGAGCAATTACGCGAAATGGCAAATAAGGCAGAGCTTCGCGCCCTGCAAAGCAAAATTAATCCCCATTTCCTGTTTAACGCTCTGAACGCAATCTCCTCATCAATTCGCCTGAATCCGGATACCGCTCGCCAGCTGATCTTTAATCTGTCGCGTTATCTGCGCTATAACATTGAATTAAAAGACGATGAGCAAATCGATATCAAAAAAGAGCTGTATCAAATTAAAGACTATATTGCCATTGAGCAGGCCCGCTTTGGCGACAAGCTGACGGTTATCTATGATATTGATGAAGAGGTGAATTGCTGCATTCCCAGCCTGCTGATCCAGCCGCTGGTAGAAAACGCCATTGTTCACGGTATTCAACCTTGTAAGGGAAAAGGTGTTGTCACCATCAGCGTTGCGGAGTGCGGTAATCGGGTTCGTATTGCGGTGAGAGATACCGGGCACGGCATCGATCCGAAAGTGATTGAGCGGGTCGAAGCGAACGAAATGCCGGGCAATAAAATTGGCCTGCTGAATGTGCATCATCGCGTGAAGTTGTTATATGGTGAGGGGCTGCATATTCGTCGTCTGGAGCCTGGGACGGAAATCGCGTTTTACATTCCTAACCAACGCACCCCTGTCGCCTCACAGGCTACGTTATTGCTTTGA
- the lpxP gene encoding kdo(2)-lipid IV(A) palmitoleoyltransferase, whose translation MFPQRKFSREFLHPRYWLTWFGLGVLWLWVQLPYPVLCFLGTRIGTMARPFLKRREFIARKNLELCFPQHSSEEREKMIAENFRSLGMALVETGMAWFWPDRRVRKWFDVEGLDNLQRAQMQNRGVMVVGVHFMSLELGGRVMGLCQPMMATYRPHNNQLMEWVQTRGRMRSNKAMIGRNNLRGIVGALKKGEAVWFAPDQDYGRKGSSFAPFFAVENVATTNGTYVLSRLSGSAMLTVTMVRKADYSGYRLYITPEMEGYPTDEGQAAAYMNKIIEKEIMRAPEQYLWIHRRFKTRPVGEASLYV comes from the coding sequence ATGTTTCCACAGCGCAAATTTTCCCGCGAGTTTCTCCATCCTCGCTACTGGCTCACGTGGTTTGGTCTGGGCGTACTCTGGCTTTGGGTACAACTTCCTTATCCTGTCTTGTGCTTTCTTGGCACACGTATCGGCACGATGGCCAGACCATTTCTGAAACGTCGCGAATTCATCGCCCGTAAAAACCTTGAACTTTGCTTCCCGCAGCATTCATCTGAAGAACGCGAGAAGATGATTGCCGAAAACTTTCGTTCACTCGGCATGGCGCTGGTAGAAACCGGCATGGCGTGGTTCTGGCCCGATCGTCGCGTGCGTAAATGGTTTGATGTTGAAGGTCTGGATAACCTGCAACGCGCACAAATGCAAAATCGCGGCGTAATGGTCGTCGGCGTACATTTTATGTCTCTGGAACTGGGTGGCCGCGTAATGGGGCTTTGCCAGCCAATGATGGCAACTTATCGTCCGCATAATAATCAATTGATGGAATGGGTGCAGACCCGTGGTCGGATGCGCTCAAATAAAGCGATGATCGGCAGGAATAATCTGCGCGGTATTGTTGGTGCTTTGAAAAAAGGTGAAGCCGTATGGTTCGCTCCCGACCAGGATTATGGTCGTAAAGGAAGCTCCTTCGCTCCGTTCTTTGCGGTAGAAAATGTTGCGACGACCAATGGCACTTACGTGTTGTCACGCCTCTCAGGTTCCGCCATGTTAACTGTGACGATGGTACGAAAAGCCGATTACAGCGGATACCGTTTGTATATCACCCCAGAAATGGAAGGCTACCCGACTGATGAAGGTCAGGCTGCGGCTTATATGAACAAGATTATTGAGAAAGAGATTATGCGCGCACCGGAGCAGTATCTCTGGATCCACCGCCGCTTCAAAACGCGTCCGGTGGGTGAAGCATCGTTATACGTTTAA
- a CDS encoding AraC family transcriptional regulator codes for MKATGLPADQQFFADLFSGLVLNPQLLGRVWFASQPASLPVGSLCIDFPRLDIVLRGEYGNLLEAKQQRMVEGEMLFIPARAANLPVNNKPVMLLSLVFAPTWLGLSYYDSRSTSLLHPVRRIQLPSLQRGEGEAMLTALTHLSRSPLEQNIIQPLVLSLLHLCRNVVNMPPGNSQPRGDFLYHSICNWVQDNYAQPLTRESVALFFNITPNHLSKLFAQHGTMRFIEYVRWVRMAKARMILQKYHLSIHEVAQRCGFPDSDYFCRVFRRQFGLTPGEYSARFQG; via the coding sequence ATGAAAGCAACAGGCTTGCCCGCCGATCAACAATTTTTCGCCGATCTGTTCAGCGGCCTGGTGCTTAACCCGCAACTACTTGGGCGCGTCTGGTTTGCCAGCCAGCCTGCCTCGTTGCCGGTGGGTAGTTTATGTATTGACTTTCCCCGTCTGGATATCGTGCTGCGCGGCGAATACGGCAATCTGCTGGAAGCAAAGCAGCAGCGTATGGTGGAAGGGGAAATGCTGTTTATTCCGGCGCGCGCGGCTAATTTACCGGTCAACAACAAACCGGTGATGCTCTTAAGCCTGGTGTTCGCACCGACCTGGCTTGGGTTATCGTATTACGATAGCCGCAGCACGTCATTGTTGCATCCGGTTCGCCGGATCCAGCTTCCCAGTCTGCAACGCGGTGAAGGTGAAGCAATGCTCACCGCCCTCACCCATCTCAGCCGTTCGCCGCTGGAGCAGAATATCATTCAGCCACTGGTGTTAAGTTTGCTGCATCTTTGCCGCAACGTGGTGAATATGCCGCCGGGCAATTCGCAACCTCGCGGCGATTTTCTCTATCACAGCATTTGTAACTGGGTTCAGGATAACTACGCCCAGCCGCTCACCCGCGAGAGCGTGGCGCTGTTTTTTAATATCACGCCCAATCATTTGTCAAAACTGTTTGCGCAGCATGGGACGATGCGTTTTATCGAATATGTGCGTTGGGTGCGAATGGCGAAGGCGAGGATGATTTTGCAGAAATATCATCTGTCGATTCATGAAGTGGCGCAGCGTTGCGGCTTTCCGGATAGCGACTATTTTTGTCGCGTCTTCCGGCGTCAGTTTGGCCTGACGCCGGGAGAGTACAGCGCCCGTTTTCAGGGCTAA
- the alaC gene encoding alanine transaminase: protein MADTRPERRFTRIDRLPPYVFNITAELKMAARRRGEDIIDFSMGNPDGATPPHIVEKLCTVAQRPDTHGYSTSRGIPRLRRAISRWYQDRYDVEIDPESEAIVTIGSKEGLAHLMLATLDHGDTVLVPNPSYPIHIYGAVIAGAQVRSVPLVEGVDFFNELERAIRESYPKPKMMILGFPSNPTAQCVELEFFEKVVALAKRYDVLVVHDLAYADIVYDGWKAPSIMQVPGARDVAVEFFTLSKSYNMAGWRIGFMVGNKTLVSALARIKSYHDYGTFTPLQVAAIAALEGDQQCVRDIAEQYKRRRDVLVKGLHEAGWMVEMPKASMYVWAKIPEPYAAMGSLEFAKKLLNEAKVCVSPGIGFGDYGDTHVRFALIENRDRIRQAVRGIKAMFRADGLLPASSKHIHENTE from the coding sequence ATGGCTGACACTCGCCCTGAACGTCGCTTTACGCGTATTGATCGTCTCCCGCCCTACGTTTTTAACATTACCGCTGAACTGAAAATGGCTGCGCGTCGGCGTGGCGAAGATATTATCGATTTCAGTATGGGCAATCCGGACGGCGCGACCCCGCCGCATATCGTCGAAAAACTCTGTACCGTGGCGCAGCGCCCGGACACACACGGCTATTCCACTTCACGCGGCATTCCGCGCTTACGTCGCGCCATTTCCCGCTGGTATCAGGATCGCTACGATGTCGAGATTGATCCGGAATCAGAAGCCATCGTCACCATTGGCTCGAAAGAGGGGCTGGCGCATCTGATGCTGGCGACGCTGGATCACGGCGACACGGTGCTGGTGCCGAATCCAAGTTATCCGATTCATATCTACGGCGCTGTGATTGCCGGTGCGCAGGTACGTTCAGTGCCGCTGGTGGAGGGTGTCGATTTCTTCAATGAACTGGAACGCGCTATTCGCGAAAGCTATCCGAAACCGAAGATGATGATCCTCGGCTTCCCGTCGAACCCAACAGCGCAATGTGTGGAACTGGAGTTCTTCGAAAAAGTGGTGGCGCTGGCGAAACGCTACGATGTGCTGGTGGTCCACGACCTGGCCTATGCTGATATCGTCTACGATGGCTGGAAAGCGCCGTCAATCATGCAGGTGCCGGGCGCACGTGACGTGGCGGTTGAGTTCTTTACCTTGTCGAAAAGTTACAACATGGCAGGCTGGCGTATCGGCTTTATGGTTGGTAACAAAACGCTGGTCAGTGCGCTGGCGCGTATCAAAAGTTATCACGATTACGGCACCTTTACACCGTTACAGGTGGCTGCAATTGCCGCGCTGGAAGGCGATCAACAGTGCGTGCGCGATATTGCCGAACAGTATAAGCGCCGCCGCGATGTGCTGGTAAAAGGGCTGCATGAAGCGGGCTGGATGGTCGAAATGCCGAAAGCTTCGATGTATGTCTGGGCGAAAATCCCTGAACCGTATGCGGCAATGGGCTCGCTGGAGTTTGCCAAAAAGCTGCTTAACGAAGCGAAGGTCTGTGTCTCGCCGGGGATTGGCTTTGGTGACTACGGCGACACGCATGTACGCTTTGCGTTGATTGAAAACCGTGACCGTATTCGTCAGGCAGTCAGAGGCATCAAAGCGATGTTCCGAGCCGATGGTTTACTTCCAGCCAGCAGTAAACATATTCACGAAAACACGGAATAA
- the ypdK gene encoding membrane protein YpdK, whose amino-acid sequence MKYFFMGISFMVIVWAGTFALMI is encoded by the coding sequence GTGAAATATTTCTTTATGGGCATTTCTTTTATGGTCATCGTTTGGGCCGGTACTTTTGCCCTGATGATCTAA
- the ypdB gene encoding two-component system response regulator YpdB, whose translation MKVIIVEDEFLAQQELSWLIKEHSQMEIVGTFDDGLDVLKFLQHNRVDAIFLDINIPSLDGVLLAQNISQFAHKPFIVFITAWKEHAVEAFELEAFDYILKPYQESRITGMLQKLEAAWQQQQTSSTPATTVTRENDTINLVKDERIIVTPINDIYYAEAHEKMTFVYTRRESYVMPMNITEFCSKLPPSHFFRCHRSFCVNLNKIREIEPWFNNTYILRLKDLDFEVPVSRSKVKEFRQLMHL comes from the coding sequence GTGAAAGTCATCATTGTTGAAGACGAATTCCTGGCACAACAGGAACTGAGCTGGCTAATTAAAGAGCACAGCCAGATGGAGATTGTCGGCACCTTTGACGACGGTCTGGACGTGTTGAAGTTTTTGCAGCATAACCGCGTCGACGCCATTTTTCTGGATATCAATATTCCGTCGCTGGATGGCGTGCTGCTGGCGCAAAACATCAGCCAGTTTGCCCATAAACCGTTTATTGTGTTTATCACCGCGTGGAAAGAACATGCGGTAGAAGCGTTTGAACTGGAGGCGTTTGACTACATTCTCAAACCGTATCAGGAATCACGCATCACCGGGATGCTGCAAAAACTGGAAGCGGCCTGGCAGCAACAGCAAACCAGCAGTACGCCTGCCACAACGGTAACGCGTGAGAATGACACCATTAATCTGGTGAAAGATGAGCGAATTATCGTTACGCCAATTAATGATATCTATTACGCCGAAGCGCACGAAAAAATGACCTTTGTCTATACGCGGCGTGAATCCTACGTAATGCCGATGAACATTACCGAGTTTTGCAGCAAGCTGCCTCCATCGCATTTTTTCCGCTGCCATCGCTCGTTTTGTGTCAATCTGAACAAAATCCGCGAAATCGAACCGTGGTTTAATAACACTTATATTCTGCGGCTAAAAGATCTGGATTTTGAAGTGCCAGTCAGCCGCAGCAAAGTTAAAGAATTCAGGCAGTTAATGCATCTGTAA